A genomic window from Aquitalea aquatilis includes:
- the pheT gene encoding phenylalanine--tRNA ligase subunit beta, translated as MQFSEQWLRSWVNPSLSSEELSNLLTMAGLEVEETTAAAPAFTGVVIGEVKECVKHENADRLRVTKVDVGSGELVQIVCGAPNVAVGVRVPCALPGAVLPGDFKIKPTKMRGVESGGMLCSGKELGVPEDVDGLMLLPADAPVGQSIRDYLGLDDQLFTLKITPNRADCLSIKGIAREVAALTGAALQPQAITSIAPQIDDVVPVAIQAGQACGRYIGRVIRNVNAAAPTPDWMKRRLERSGLRSISAIVDVTNYVLLEQGQPMHAFDLSKLDGGITVRMAKAGEQLLCLNEKTVTLSDEHLVIADDAKVLAIAGIMGGEESGVTTASTDIMLESAFFAPAAIAGKARAWGFGSDSSFRFERGVDFQLQTEAMERATELVLSICGGEAGPLNEKVAELPARGGVKLRTARVARLLGISLTAEQIATILTRLGLSFDTLEDGFLVHAPSFRYDIEIEEDLIEEVARVHGYDAIPYAAPAARLRMLALPEERRPREDIRHFLAGRDYQEVVSYAFVEEAWERDFAGNTDPVRLINPIASQMSVMRSSLIGGLVNVLQGNLNRKQPRVRVFEVARVFGKNAAGVADESTQPEKVAGLAWGPRVAEQWGQKAERVDFYDVKADVEALLLPARASFAKAAHPAFHPGRCAEISLHGKVIGVMGELHPRWAQEYGLPTAPVLFELDLAAVEARSAIKAEPVSKLQPVRRDLALVVDEEVTVAAMLDTFRQNASALVKEVALFDVYRGKGVEEGKKSLAFRVVLQDDARTLTDEDVEPAIQKLLDAVAASHAAQLRL; from the coding sequence ATGCAATTTTCCGAACAGTGGCTGAGAAGCTGGGTTAATCCTTCCCTTTCCAGCGAGGAATTGTCCAATCTGCTGACCATGGCAGGTCTGGAAGTAGAAGAAACCACCGCTGCCGCACCGGCCTTTACTGGCGTGGTGATTGGTGAAGTCAAAGAGTGCGTCAAGCACGAAAATGCCGACCGCCTGCGTGTGACCAAGGTCGATGTGGGCAGTGGCGAGCTGGTACAGATCGTCTGTGGCGCACCGAACGTGGCTGTGGGCGTACGCGTGCCGTGCGCGCTGCCGGGTGCGGTATTGCCGGGTGACTTCAAGATCAAGCCCACCAAGATGCGCGGTGTGGAATCGGGCGGCATGCTGTGCTCCGGCAAGGAGCTGGGTGTGCCGGAAGATGTCGATGGCCTGATGTTGCTGCCGGCTGATGCGCCGGTTGGCCAGAGTATCCGGGATTATCTGGGGCTGGATGATCAGCTGTTTACGCTGAAAATCACCCCTAATCGTGCCGACTGCCTGTCCATCAAGGGCATTGCCCGCGAAGTGGCGGCGCTGACGGGTGCTGCCCTGCAACCGCAAGCCATTACCAGCATTGCCCCGCAAATCGACGACGTGGTGCCGGTTGCCATCCAGGCAGGTCAAGCTTGCGGTCGCTACATTGGCCGCGTCATCCGCAATGTCAACGCCGCTGCGCCGACGCCGGACTGGATGAAGCGCCGTCTGGAGCGTTCCGGTCTGCGTTCCATTTCGGCTATCGTCGATGTCACCAATTATGTGCTGCTGGAGCAGGGGCAGCCGATGCACGCCTTTGATCTGTCCAAGCTGGACGGTGGCATCACCGTGCGCATGGCCAAGGCTGGTGAGCAGCTGCTGTGTCTGAACGAAAAAACCGTCACCCTCAGCGACGAGCATCTGGTGATTGCCGACGATGCCAAGGTACTGGCCATTGCCGGCATCATGGGTGGCGAAGAAAGCGGTGTCACCACCGCCAGCACGGACATCATGCTGGAAAGTGCCTTTTTCGCTCCGGCCGCGATTGCTGGCAAGGCGCGTGCCTGGGGTTTCGGCTCGGACTCCTCCTTCCGCTTCGAGCGTGGTGTGGATTTCCAGCTGCAAACCGAAGCCATGGAACGTGCTACCGAGCTGGTGCTGTCCATCTGTGGGGGTGAAGCTGGCCCGTTGAACGAAAAGGTAGCCGAACTGCCGGCGCGCGGTGGTGTCAAGCTGCGTACTGCCCGTGTCGCCCGCCTGCTGGGCATCAGCCTGACTGCCGAGCAAATTGCGACCATCCTCACCCGTCTGGGCCTGTCCTTCGACACGCTGGAAGACGGCTTCCTGGTGCATGCGCCGTCCTTCCGCTACGACATTGAAATCGAAGAAGACCTGATCGAAGAAGTGGCCCGCGTGCATGGCTACGATGCCATCCCTTACGCCGCACCGGCTGCGCGCCTGCGTATGCTGGCGCTGCCGGAAGAGCGTCGCCCGCGTGAAGACATCCGCCATTTCCTGGCGGGGCGCGACTATCAGGAAGTGGTCAGCTACGCCTTTGTCGAAGAGGCCTGGGAGCGTGATTTCGCCGGCAATACCGACCCGGTACGCCTGATCAATCCGATCGCCTCGCAGATGAGCGTAATGCGCTCGTCGCTGATTGGCGGTCTGGTCAATGTGCTGCAAGGCAACCTCAATCGCAAACAGCCGCGCGTGCGGGTGTTTGAAGTGGCCCGCGTATTCGGCAAGAATGCTGCGGGTGTGGCCGATGAAAGCACTCAGCCGGAAAAAGTAGCTGGTCTCGCTTGGGGCCCGCGTGTAGCAGAGCAGTGGGGGCAGAAAGCCGAGCGCGTTGACTTCTACGATGTGAAGGCTGATGTCGAAGCCCTGCTGCTGCCGGCCCGTGCCAGCTTTGCCAAGGCTGCGCACCCGGCTTTCCATCCCGGCCGTTGCGCCGAGATCAGCCTGCACGGCAAGGTCATTGGCGTGATGGGCGAGCTGCATCCGCGCTGGGCGCAAGAATACGGCCTGCCGACTGCCCCGGTATTGTTCGAACTGGATCTGGCTGCGGTTGAAGCACGCTCCGCCATCAAGGCAGAACCGGTGAGCAAGCTGCAGCCGGTACGGCGTGACCTGGCGCTGGTGGTTGACGAAGAGGTAACGGTTGCTGCTATGCTGGACACTTTCAGGCAGAATGCGTCCGCGCTAGTCAAGGAAGTAGCCCTGTTTGATGTCTATCGTGGCAAGGGCGTGGAAGAAGGCAAGAAGAGCCTGGCTTTCCGCGTGGTGTTGCAGGATGATGCCCGCACCCTGACCGACGAAGATGTCGAGCCGGCCATCCAGAAGCTGCTGGATGCCGTGGCTGCCAGCCACGCCGCCCAACTACGACTGTAA
- the pheS gene encoding phenylalanine--tRNA ligase subunit alpha: protein MTNVDAILQAGLAAIEAAADLIELEQVKARYLGKSGELTELLKQLGKLPPEERKAAGATINVAKQAFETAHNARRDLINAQKLEAQLAAESLDVTLPGRGLSTGGLHPVALTLERITTLFRSMGFQVADGPEIETDFHNFQALNIPENHPARAMADTFYVEGGDVLRTHTSPIQVRYMLNNEPPIKIVAPGRVYRVDSDATHSPMFHQMEGLWVEEGVSFADLKAVVTDFLRRFFERDDLQVRFRPSFFPFTEPSAEIDVLGERGWLEVGGCGMVHPNVLRNVNIDPEKYSGFAFGIGLDRFAMLRYGVNDLRLFFENDLNFLKQFN, encoded by the coding sequence ATGACTAACGTTGACGCGATTCTCCAAGCTGGTCTGGCTGCCATCGAGGCTGCCGCTGACCTGATCGAACTGGAGCAGGTCAAGGCGCGCTATCTCGGCAAGAGTGGCGAGCTGACCGAACTCCTCAAGCAACTGGGCAAGCTCCCGCCGGAGGAGCGCAAGGCTGCCGGTGCCACCATCAATGTGGCCAAGCAGGCTTTTGAAACCGCCCATAACGCCCGCCGTGACCTGATCAATGCCCAGAAGCTGGAAGCCCAGCTGGCGGCAGAATCGCTGGACGTGACCCTGCCGGGTCGTGGCCTGTCCACCGGTGGCCTGCATCCGGTAGCGCTGACGCTGGAACGTATCACCACCTTGTTCCGCTCCATGGGTTTTCAGGTAGCGGATGGTCCGGAAATCGAAACCGATTTCCACAATTTCCAGGCGCTGAACATTCCGGAAAACCACCCGGCGCGTGCCATGGCCGACACCTTCTATGTGGAAGGTGGCGATGTGCTGCGCACCCATACCAGCCCGATCCAGGTGCGCTACATGCTGAACAACGAGCCGCCGATCAAGATCGTGGCTCCCGGTCGTGTGTACCGTGTCGACTCCGATGCCACTCATTCGCCGATGTTCCACCAGATGGAAGGCCTGTGGGTGGAAGAGGGCGTGTCCTTTGCCGACCTCAAAGCCGTGGTGACTGACTTCCTGCGCCGCTTCTTCGAGCGTGACGATCTGCAAGTGCGTTTCCGTCCGTCCTTCTTCCCCTTCACCGAGCCCTCCGCCGAAATAGACGTACTGGGCGAGCGCGGCTGGCTGGAAGTGGGCGGCTGCGGCATGGTGCATCCGAATGTGCTGCGCAATGTGAATATCGATCCGGAAAAGTACAGCGGCTTTGCCTTTGGTATTGGTCTGGACCGTTTTGCCATGCTGCGCTATGGCGTGAATGACCTGCGACTGTTCTTCGAGAACGATCTCAATTTCCTCAAACAGTTCAATTGA
- the rplT gene encoding 50S ribosomal protein L20 yields MPRVKRGVTARARHKKILALAKGYRGRRKNVYRIAKQAVMKAGQYAYRDRRQKKRQFRQLWIARINAAARENGLPYSKFMNGLKKAAIEIDRKVLADLAVFDKPVFAQLVEKAKASLA; encoded by the coding sequence ATGCCACGCGTTAAACGCGGTGTAACCGCACGTGCTCGTCACAAGAAAATCCTTGCCCTGGCGAAAGGCTATCGCGGCCGTCGCAAGAACGTCTATCGCATCGCCAAACAGGCGGTGATGAAAGCCGGTCAATATGCATACCGCGACCGTCGTCAGAAAAAGCGTCAGTTCCGCCAGCTGTGGATTGCCCGTATCAACGCCGCTGCGCGTGAAAACGGTCTGCCGTACAGCAAGTTCATGAACGGCCTGAAGAAAGCTGCTATCGAAATCGACCGTAAGGTCCTGGCCGATCTGGCCGTGTTCGACAAGCCGGTTTTCGCTCAGCTCGTTGAAAAGGCGAAAGCTAGCCTCGCTTAA
- the rpmI gene encoding 50S ribosomal protein L35, whose protein sequence is MPKMKTKSSAKKRLNVLGNGGVKRSYAFKRHILTKKTTKNKRQLRGTTMVHATNMASVRAMLPYA, encoded by the coding sequence ATGCCGAAAATGAAGACCAAGTCGAGCGCGAAAAAGCGTCTCAACGTGCTGGGCAATGGCGGTGTAAAGCGCTCTTATGCGTTCAAGCGTCACATCCTGACCAAGAAAACCACCAAGAACAAGCGCCAGTTGCGCGGTACCACCATGGTGCACGCTACCAATATGGCTTCTGTTCGCGCCATGCTGCCCTACGCATAA
- the infC gene encoding translation initiation factor IF-3: protein MAIAQEREARINGEITAREIRLVGMEGEQIGVVGLREAMALAEENDVDLVEISPTAQPPVCKLMDYGKFKYEQSKKRHEAKQKQKQVQIKEIKFRPGTDDGDYNVKLRNLTRFLNDGDKAKITLRFRGREMAHQDIGLALLKRVEADLAEIATVEQFPKLEGRQMVMMIAPKKK, encoded by the coding sequence TTGGCTATAGCTCAGGAACGCGAAGCACGGATCAACGGCGAGATTACCGCTCGCGAGATTCGTCTGGTAGGCATGGAAGGTGAGCAGATCGGTGTTGTTGGTCTGCGTGAGGCAATGGCTCTGGCCGAGGAAAATGATGTGGATCTGGTGGAAATTTCGCCGACCGCTCAACCCCCGGTGTGCAAGCTGATGGACTACGGCAAGTTCAAGTACGAACAGTCGAAGAAACGTCACGAAGCCAAGCAGAAGCAGAAGCAGGTCCAGATCAAGGAAATCAAGTTCCGTCCGGGCACTGATGATGGCGATTACAACGTCAAGCTGCGTAATCTGACCCGCTTCCTCAATGATGGCGACAAGGCCAAAATCACCCTGCGTTTCCGTGGTCGTGAAATGGCTCACCAGGACATCGGCCTGGCTCTGCTCAAGCGTGTCGAGGCCGATCTGGCTGAAATTGCGACAGTCGAGCAGTTCCCCAAGCTGGAAGGTCGCCAAATGGTGATGATGATTGCCCCGAAAAAGAAATAA
- the thrS gene encoding threonine--tRNA ligase gives MPDIRLPDGSVRSFDKPVTVHEVAASIGTGLARAALAGRVDGVLVDTSYSIDRNVDLAIVTDKDADGLGIIRHSTAHLLAYAVKELFPEAQVTIGPEIENGFYYDFAYKRPFTPEDLVAIEKKMSELAKKDIPVERYELSRDEAVAYFKSIGEAYKAEIIESIPADQVLSLYREGEFTDLCRGPHVPSTGKLKVFKLMKVAGAYWRGDSKNEMLQRIYGTAWAKKEDLEAYLYMLEEAEKRDHRKLGVQLDLFHLQDEAPGMVFWHPKGWQLWQNVEQYMRGKLVKEGYQEVRTPMMMDVELWKKSGHWQNYKENMFITESEKRDYAVKPMNCPGHIQIFNSGLRSYRDLPLRYAEFGSCHRNEPGGALHGIMRVRGFVQDDGHIFCTEDQINQEAKAFHRLVMEVYERFGFDKVSIKLALRPEKRLGAEETWDKAEQGMREALQACGVAWEELPGEGAFYGPKIEYHVKDALGRSWQCGTLQLDFMLPESLDAEYVADDNSRKRPVMLHRAALGSLERFLGILIENHAGAFPLWLAPVQMVVMNITEAQADYAAEIAGALQKQGFRVDLDLRNEKIGYKIREHSLQKLPYQIIVGDKEKAGELVAVRARGEDLGQLTLDAFIARLKAEMPEA, from the coding sequence ATGCCTGACATTCGCCTGCCTGACGGCTCGGTTCGATCCTTCGACAAGCCGGTAACGGTCCATGAAGTGGCTGCGTCCATCGGTACCGGTCTGGCGCGCGCTGCGCTGGCGGGTCGCGTCGATGGCGTGCTGGTGGATACCTCGTACAGCATCGACCGCAATGTCGATCTGGCCATCGTGACCGACAAGGATGCCGATGGCCTTGGCATCATCCGTCACTCGACGGCTCACTTGCTGGCCTATGCAGTGAAGGAGTTGTTCCCGGAAGCCCAGGTCACCATTGGTCCGGAAATCGAAAACGGTTTCTACTACGACTTTGCTTACAAGCGCCCGTTTACTCCGGAAGATCTGGTTGCCATCGAAAAGAAGATGAGCGAACTGGCCAAGAAAGATATTCCGGTCGAGCGCTACGAGCTGTCGCGTGACGAGGCTGTGGCCTACTTCAAGAGCATTGGCGAGGCTTACAAGGCCGAGATCATCGAGTCCATTCCTGCTGATCAGGTGCTGAGCCTGTACCGCGAGGGTGAATTCACCGACCTGTGCCGCGGTCCGCACGTGCCGTCTACCGGCAAGCTGAAGGTGTTCAAGCTGATGAAGGTGGCCGGTGCTTACTGGCGCGGCGACAGCAAGAACGAAATGCTGCAGCGTATTTACGGCACGGCCTGGGCCAAGAAGGAAGACCTGGAAGCCTACCTCTACATGCTGGAAGAGGCGGAAAAGCGCGACCACCGCAAGCTGGGCGTGCAGCTGGACCTGTTCCACCTGCAGGATGAAGCGCCGGGCATGGTGTTCTGGCATCCCAAGGGTTGGCAGCTGTGGCAGAACGTCGAGCAATACATGCGTGGCAAGTTGGTGAAAGAGGGCTACCAGGAAGTCCGCACGCCGATGATGATGGATGTGGAGTTGTGGAAGAAGTCGGGTCACTGGCAGAACTACAAGGAAAACATGTTCATCACCGAGTCGGAAAAGCGCGACTACGCCGTCAAGCCGATGAACTGCCCGGGTCATATTCAGATTTTCAACAGCGGTCTGCGTTCTTACCGTGACCTGCCGCTGCGTTATGCCGAGTTTGGTTCCTGTCACCGCAACGAGCCGGGTGGTGCGCTGCACGGCATCATGCGCGTGCGCGGTTTTGTGCAGGATGACGGCCATATTTTCTGCACCGAAGACCAGATCAATCAGGAAGCCAAGGCTTTCCATCGTCTGGTGATGGAAGTGTACGAGCGCTTCGGCTTCGACAAGGTGTCGATCAAGCTGGCGCTGCGTCCGGAAAAGCGCCTGGGTGCGGAAGAAACCTGGGACAAGGCCGAGCAAGGCATGCGCGAAGCGCTGCAGGCTTGCGGTGTAGCCTGGGAGGAATTGCCGGGCGAGGGGGCTTTTTATGGCCCCAAGATCGAATACCACGTCAAGGATGCGCTGGGTCGCTCCTGGCAATGTGGTACCCTGCAACTCGACTTCATGTTGCCGGAGAGTCTGGATGCCGAATATGTGGCCGATGACAACAGCCGCAAGCGCCCGGTCATGCTGCACCGCGCAGCGCTGGGTTCGCTGGAACGCTTCCTCGGTATTTTGATTGAAAACCACGCCGGGGCCTTCCCGCTGTGGCTGGCGCCGGTGCAGATGGTGGTGATGAATATCACCGAAGCACAGGCCGATTATGCTGCGGAAATTGCAGGAGCATTGCAGAAACAAGGCTTCCGCGTTGATCTTGACTTGAGAAACGAGAAGATCGGCTATAAAATCCGCGAGCACAGCCTGCAAAAGCTGCCGTACCAGATTATTGTGGGCGACAAGGAAAAAGCAGGCGAACTGGTTGCCGTGCGCGCCCGGGGTGAAGATCTCGGTCAGCTCACGCTGGATGCATTCATTGCCCGCCTCAAGGCTGAGATGCCAGAGGCCTGA
- the tgt gene encoding tRNA guanosine(34) transglycosylase Tgt, with product MLKFTVHKTSGGARRGTLELNHGTVETPVFQPVGTYGSVKAMSPVELNDIGAQIILGNTFHLWLRPGLEVIEQFGGLHDFIGWDKPILTDSGGFQVFSLSDMRKLTEEGCTFQSPINGDKLFLSPEISMKIQTVLNSDIVMQLDECTPGQVDHATAQKSLQMSLRWAERSRRAFDDLKNPNALFGIVQGNLYTDLRQESLEGLLQVGFDGYAIGGLSVGEPKPEMYRMLNELNGMLPADKPHYLMGVGTPEDLVHGVANGIDMFDCVMPTRNARNGWIFTQHGDIKIKNARYKDDKKPLDEECACYACRNFSRAYLHHLHRVGEILGARLNTIHNLHYYQELMREMRKAIEEDRFEDFRLEFADKRARGVS from the coding sequence ATGCTGAAGTTTACCGTACACAAAACGTCCGGCGGTGCACGCCGCGGGACTCTGGAACTCAACCACGGCACCGTGGAAACCCCGGTTTTCCAGCCGGTGGGCACCTACGGCTCGGTCAAGGCCATGAGCCCGGTGGAGCTGAACGATATCGGCGCGCAGATCATTCTGGGCAACACCTTCCACCTGTGGCTGCGCCCGGGGCTGGAGGTCATCGAGCAATTCGGCGGCCTGCACGACTTCATCGGCTGGGACAAACCCATCCTGACCGACTCGGGTGGCTTCCAGGTATTCAGCCTGTCCGACATGCGCAAGCTGACCGAGGAAGGCTGCACCTTCCAAAGCCCCATCAATGGCGACAAGCTGTTCTTGAGCCCGGAAATCTCGATGAAAATCCAGACCGTGCTCAACTCCGACATCGTGATGCAGCTGGATGAATGCACGCCGGGGCAGGTGGATCATGCTACCGCGCAAAAATCGCTACAAATGAGCCTGCGCTGGGCCGAGCGCTCGCGTCGCGCCTTTGACGATCTGAAAAATCCCAATGCGCTGTTCGGCATCGTGCAAGGCAATTTGTACACCGACCTGCGCCAGGAATCGCTGGAAGGCTTGCTGCAGGTTGGCTTTGACGGCTACGCCATCGGCGGCCTGTCGGTGGGCGAACCCAAGCCGGAAATGTACCGCATGCTCAACGAGCTGAACGGCATGTTGCCGGCCGACAAGCCGCATTATCTGATGGGCGTGGGCACACCGGAAGACCTAGTGCATGGCGTGGCCAACGGCATCGACATGTTCGACTGCGTGATGCCCACCCGCAATGCCCGCAACGGCTGGATTTTCACCCAGCACGGCGACATCAAGATCAAGAACGCACGCTACAAGGATGACAAGAAGCCGCTGGACGAAGAATGCGCCTGCTACGCCTGCCGCAACTTCAGCCGCGCCTATCTGCATCACCTGCACCGCGTGGGTGAGATTCTGGGCGCACGCCTGAACACCATTCACAACCTGCACTACTACCAGGAGCTGATGCGCGAAATGCGCAAGGCCATCGAGGAAGACCGCTTCGAAGACTTCCGCCTGGAGTTCGCCGACAAGCGCGCACGCGGCGTGTCGTAA
- the yajC gene encoding preprotein translocase subunit YajC yields the protein MPFIDKAFAAGTAPGGFDIMSFLPMIVIFVLFWFLMVRPQQKKMKEHQKMLSEIQKGDEVVTQGGILGRVVKTGEQFLTVEIANGVEINVQRPAVTGKVEKGTLKSL from the coding sequence ATGCCCTTTATTGACAAGGCTTTCGCCGCTGGCACCGCACCGGGCGGTTTTGACATCATGTCTTTCCTGCCGATGATCGTCATTTTCGTACTGTTCTGGTTCCTGATGGTTCGTCCGCAGCAGAAGAAAATGAAAGAGCATCAGAAGATGCTGTCGGAAATCCAGAAGGGTGATGAAGTAGTTACCCAGGGTGGCATTCTGGGCCGCGTCGTCAAGACCGGCGAGCAGTTCCTGACCGTAGAAATCGCCAATGGCGTGGAAATCAATGTGCAGCGCCCGGCCGTTACCGGCAAGGTGGAAAAGGGCACGCTGAAGTCCCTGTAA
- the secD gene encoding protein translocase subunit SecD: MNRYPLWKYLVIAVALIIATIYTLPNFYGETPAVQVSSTRQSITVDTALMGRVEEALKAQNISPDGLYLDGSSLKIRFKDADTQIKARDAIQHALGDSYIIALNLLPASPQWLADLKAYPMFLGLDLRGGVHFLLQVDMQAAIDKTMERYAGDIRRELKNKQVRYGSIKRNGNVLEVQLRDADTLKAAQNVVSRTLPTLVVSSDDAAYKLTATLKPEEVTKIQGDAVKQNISTLHNRVNELGTSEPIIQQAGPNRIVVELPGIQDTARAKDIIGRTATLEVRMVEDDQGKVSDALAGNIPAGYDLLDEATSHGASKILVKKDVELTGDNINDAQAGFDENGAPAVHINLDSTGASIFRQVTAESIGKRMAMILVEKGRAEVVTAPVIRSEIGGGRVQISGSMNPAEANDTALLLRAGSLAAPMNIIEERTVGPSLGKENIEKGFHSTLWGFAAIAVFMVIYYGVFGVFSALSLAVNVFLLLAILSILQATLTLPGIAAIALALGMAIDANVLINERIREELRNGVPPHSAIQAGYGHAWATILDSNVTTLIAGLALLIFGTGPVRGFAVVHCIGILTSMFSAVLVSRGLVNLWYGRRRKLTSLAIGQVWKPEK; this comes from the coding sequence ATGAACCGCTATCCTCTCTGGAAATACCTCGTCATTGCGGTAGCCCTGATCATTGCCACGATCTACACGCTACCCAACTTCTACGGCGAGACTCCTGCGGTACAGGTCTCCAGCACCCGCCAGTCCATCACCGTGGACACCGCCCTGATGGGCCGCGTGGAAGAGGCACTGAAAGCCCAGAACATCAGCCCGGACGGTCTGTACCTGGACGGCAGCAGCCTGAAGATCCGCTTCAAGGATGCCGACACCCAGATCAAGGCGCGTGATGCCATCCAGCACGCGCTGGGCGACAGCTACATCATCGCGCTCAACCTGCTGCCGGCCTCGCCGCAGTGGCTGGCCGACCTGAAAGCCTACCCCATGTTCCTGGGTCTGGATTTGCGCGGTGGCGTGCACTTCCTGCTGCAGGTGGACATGCAGGCGGCCATCGACAAGACCATGGAACGCTACGCCGGCGACATCCGCCGCGAGCTGAAGAACAAGCAGGTGCGCTACGGCAGCATCAAGCGCAACGGCAATGTGCTGGAAGTGCAGCTGCGTGATGCCGACACCCTGAAGGCCGCGCAAAATGTGGTCAGCCGCACCCTGCCCACCCTGGTGGTGAGCAGTGATGATGCCGCCTACAAACTGACCGCCACCCTGAAGCCGGAAGAAGTCACCAAGATTCAGGGCGATGCCGTCAAACAGAACATCTCCACCCTGCACAACCGGGTGAATGAACTGGGCACGTCCGAACCCATCATCCAGCAGGCTGGCCCCAACCGCATCGTGGTCGAGCTGCCGGGCATCCAGGATACCGCCCGCGCCAAGGACATCATCGGCCGTACTGCCACGCTGGAAGTACGCATGGTGGAAGACGACCAGGGCAAGGTCAGCGACGCGCTGGCCGGCAATATTCCGGCTGGTTACGACCTGCTGGACGAAGCCACCTCGCATGGCGCCAGCAAGATTCTGGTGAAAAAAGATGTCGAGCTGACCGGCGACAACATCAACGACGCGCAAGCCGGCTTTGATGAAAACGGCGCACCGGCAGTCCACATCAATCTGGATTCCACTGGTGCCTCCATCTTCCGTCAGGTGACTGCTGAAAGCATCGGCAAGCGCATGGCGATGATTCTGGTGGAAAAAGGCCGTGCCGAAGTGGTGACCGCTCCGGTTATCCGCTCGGAAATCGGTGGTGGCCGTGTACAGATCTCCGGCAGCATGAACCCGGCCGAAGCCAATGACACCGCCCTCTTGCTGCGTGCCGGTTCGCTGGCCGCGCCGATGAACATCATCGAAGAGCGTACTGTCGGCCCGAGCCTGGGTAAGGAAAACATCGAGAAGGGCTTCCACTCCACCCTGTGGGGCTTTGCCGCCATCGCGGTGTTCATGGTGATCTACTACGGCGTGTTCGGGGTGTTCTCTGCCCTGTCGCTGGCCGTCAACGTGTTCCTGCTGCTGGCCATTCTGTCCATTTTGCAGGCCACCCTCACCCTGCCCGGCATCGCCGCCATTGCGCTGGCACTGGGTATGGCGATTGACGCCAACGTGCTGATCAACGAGCGTATCCGCGAAGAACTGCGCAATGGCGTACCGCCGCACTCGGCCATCCAGGCCGGTTACGGCCACGCCTGGGCCACCATTCTGGACTCCAACGTCACCACCCTGATCGCCGGCCTGGCCTTGCTGATTTTCGGCACCGGCCCGGTACGTGGCTTTGCCGTGGTGCACTGCATCGGCATTCTGACCTCGATGTTCTCGGCAGTGCTGGTTTCGCGCGGCCTGGTGAACCTGTGGTACGGCCGCCGTCGCAAACTGACCTCGCTGGCCATTGGCCAGGTGTGGAAACCTGAGAAATAA
- the secF gene encoding protein translocase subunit SecF, producing the protein MELFRIKRDIPFMSYGKLTTAISLVTFILAVFFLATRGLNYSVEFTGGTVLEVQYQQSADLNLIRDSVDSLKLGEATVQSLGSSSDVMIRLPNKPGTTSAQLSEKVMILLKAKDSTVQLRKVDFVGPSVGEELVTHGLTAAILVCLGIMAYLAIRFEWRFAVSAIIANMHDVVIILGCFAFFRWEFSLTVLAGVLAVLGYSVNESVVVFDRIRENFRKPGLRGKTTASIIDNAITATMSRTIITHFSTEMMVVSMLVFGGPALHGFAMALTIGIIFGIYSSVLVASPIALWLGVSREHMVKPVKSKEEAVV; encoded by the coding sequence ATGGAGCTTTTCCGCATCAAACGGGACATCCCGTTCATGAGCTACGGCAAGCTGACCACGGCAATTTCGCTGGTCACCTTCATTCTTGCCGTGTTCTTCCTGGCCACGCGCGGTCTTAACTACAGTGTGGAATTCACTGGCGGCACGGTACTGGAAGTGCAATACCAGCAATCGGCCGACCTGAATCTGATCCGCGACTCGGTCGACAGTCTGAAGCTGGGTGAGGCTACGGTACAAAGCCTGGGCAGCAGCAGCGATGTCATGATTCGCCTGCCGAACAAGCCGGGCACCACTTCCGCCCAGCTGTCGGAAAAGGTGATGATCCTGCTCAAGGCCAAGGACAGCACCGTGCAACTGCGCAAGGTCGATTTTGTCGGCCCCAGCGTGGGTGAGGAGCTGGTGACCCACGGCCTGACCGCCGCCATCCTGGTGTGTCTGGGCATCATGGCCTACCTGGCCATCCGCTTCGAATGGCGCTTCGCCGTGTCGGCCATCATTGCCAACATGCACGACGTGGTGATCATCCTCGGCTGCTTTGCCTTCTTCCGCTGGGAATTCTCGCTGACCGTACTGGCCGGCGTGCTGGCGGTGCTGGGCTATTCGGTGAATGAATCGGTGGTGGTGTTCGACCGTATCCGCGAGAACTTCCGCAAGCCGGGCCTGCGTGGCAAGACCACCGCCAGCATCATCGACAACGCCATTACCGCCACCATGAGCCGTACCATCATCACCCACTTCTCGACCGAGATGATGGTGGTGTCGATGCTGGTTTTCGGTGGCCCGGCACTGCATGGTTTTGCCATGGCACTGACCATCGGCATCATCTTCGGTATTTACTCTTCGGTACTGGTCGCCAGCCCGATCGCGCTGTGGCTGGGTGTCAGCCGCGAGCACATGGTCAAGCCGGTCAAATCGAAAGAGGAAGCCGTGGTCTGA